In Limanda limanda chromosome 3, fLimLim1.1, whole genome shotgun sequence, the sequence CGCCAGAGTCCAGATCCTCAGTATCTCCGGTAGAATCTCCCTGCCGCCATCACTGTGCCACTTCCGATGTTCTTCACCACCTCCGTGACCTCTGCCAGCTAGAAAGAAGGAGGAGCTGataccccctgctcctccatcagGAAATCCTGTCTGCTGGATTCACAAACTCCTCAGAGCACCAACACCTCCtcacagagtgaaatatttcaaataagaGGATTTCCACACAATTATCCAGCAATTTCATGGTCGATTCTAATAAAGCTGTACGTTTATCTCATAACACTTATAGAAAATGGCTCCAGAGTAAATCAGTTTGCACATGATGACATGGTTAAGACGTGATTCCTCCACTGAGCAGGTAATATTCCTGTGTGTTGGCTGGTTTGTATGATTGTCCGGAGGATGAGATAAAACCATGAAACAGATTTGCATGAAACGTGGTGTGAAGGACCAAAAAAATAACCCACAGCATTTTAAGGAATCCAGGAGAATTACTCTTTCACAAAATATGCAAGATTGGGCATTTTtgtaaaataattcatggatcttcaatttaaacaataaaacaaatttgagTTTAATATGCGTGTGTGaactttggtgcagcttgattgggtTTAAAGGGCCTGATGGACCATGGCAGAGGTTCAGGCTCAATCAGTGCCACGTCCGTGCTGCCTCTTCTCAGGCAGCTTGTTCCTTGCACCCTCACATCCTGATCATTATCGACCCGCCATCGTCTGTATCCCTACCTGGGATGCAGGAGGGCCGGACACGGAGCTTTGCACGATCACACTGCCCGAGGCGCCATGTTGATGTTGCAGCTTCACCTTTACGCCAGAGGAGAAACCAAACCAAAACAGGAATAAGTCCCTCAAACCCCACGGATAACATGGAAGGATGAGtgagctgtaaaaaaaaaaaagctgcagggACGTTTGAAGACGTTTGAATTGGATTAAGCTGCAACACTCTtcacccctgagactccagaagtatCTCTAACCCCCCCagccctccccctctctctctcctccctccatcggcatcgtgctgagtagatgatgagtgaattttcattttttttggtgaactatccctttaactttaggggctagggaatgcattatgccaatgagtgtgtgtgtgtgtgtgtgtgtgtgtgtgtgtgtgtgtgtgtgtgtgtgtgtgtgtgtgtgtgtgtgtgtgtgtgtgtgtgtgtgtgcgtgcatgagagagagggggagagagagagagagagagagagaggggcaggtGGGTAGGGGGAGGGGTCTGGGCTGGTCCAGACACTCGCTCCTCTTGTCCCTCACACACTCGCAGCCTCCGCTCCATCAGTCGAGGGGGGGAAGCTGCCGGTCGCTGTTCCCCGGATCAGCCTCTCTCATCCCGGCTGCAGAGCATCAACACCAccgctcctccttctcctcctcctcctccctccggtTCTCCTGGAGCTCCGCAACAATCCAGAGCAACTTCAACCCGGCTCCCCGCTGCTGATACCCGGGGAAACGAACACAGCTCGGACCGTTTTATTCCCTTCTCGGAGAATTAGGAGCTGGAGTGCACGGTTGTATTTGATCTGTTTCATAGACGAGCTTCGCGTCATGAGGATTCTACAACTTCCAACAAGGTATAACGGGAACAAGTCCGATTTTCGTGTTTCCgttatttttgatttgttttcttgagAGGATTTTCTGCAGCTTTATTTTATGCGTTGCTGTTTTTGGACACTTGCAGCTGGTGATCGGGATGCGTTGGTGCTATTTGTTCCATGTTGTGTTATCGCAGCTCTGGTTTCGGGTTTTGTCTGCATCgcactgtttcctctctgcagcacGAGTCTGCTTTCAGTCAGAATATCTGCGAGGATGGAAAGCAGTGATGCTCCGTGAGAGAATCGAGTCGTGGTTGTgttgctgccacacacacaagcaggatTTTATGTTGGTCAGAGTatcaagtaaaacaaaaaacacatcaacagaCTGAGCTCCTCCATCACACACGAGATGATCTGCAGACACACTATAGCTCTTCTGCAGGAATTAGTTCATTTAAAACGTATTCTCATTTCTCATTCCCCACATTGTTTTCACTTAATGTCTCTTTCGTGGACCTTACAAGTCTAATGCACGTCTGAAGTGATGAGGTTGtatcccccccctccacacacacacacacacatacacaccatcAGACCCCTGTGTTTAATCCTGCAgaattatcattttaaaatcctCATTCAGATGTCATTTCTCAGTGATTATCCGTCTTTGACCTGCAGCCTCGTGTATCCTTGATGTGACATTGCTATCGACATTGCTTCAAATTACTGTTTACCTTCCTGTGCTGTTGTGGAAGCTCCTTTTAGTTTTCCTGATGAACAAGTGAAAACAGAGATTCACCAATCAGGCCCGAGCAGGGTCTCTGAATTAGATGCAGACGTGATGGAGCAGACGGAGAGTGAAAGTGAATATGGGCTGTGCTGCAGTATAGTGGACTTGGTGTCTGTAGTAATCGTTGTATGGTAACTTTTGGTGCATTTTGAACTCTAAAAGTTGCATATCTATaaccacatttgttttattatcaggTCAAAGCCAGTTAAAAGCACTGGTGTCTTGTCGTCTTTAGATTCCATGTACAGCCTGTTCTGTGCTTCCCTCGCTGCTTGTGACCTCTTGTCGTtatgcattttaattttaacagATTAGGGCCGTGGCActgaaggaggaacaggagatGAATTGATTGAATCGCACAGTGCTGTCTCCTGGCCACAGTCATGTACATTAATAACTGCTCTTCTCCTTTTCtgataaaataacattaaaacctCGAGAACCACAGAGAATGATAACACAGCCTTTTGGCCCCGGATGTGTAAATGACATATTGGCTGCATGGTGCTTACGATCAGTCCACTGACGTCTTATGAGAAGATAATGAAACCAACTACGATTGTGTTGTGATTTCCTTCTGTGTCTGGTTGTAGTGTCTAATAATCAATCGtcagttaaagggatagttcacagaaaaatttaaATGCACTCATTTTCTACTCATCGCTACACCGATGGAGAAGGTGGGTGAAGTGAgtctacaaaacacttttggagtttcagggataaGCAGTGTTGCATCCAAATCCAACACAACTGAAATTACTGGCGTAAtgtgtgaattttcatttttctgtggaCTATCCCATTAGAGGCAGTAAGTGATCCACACTGTTATATTTTCTCGTTGTAGCAGCTTGCAGAGAAAATATCTACAAGACCCCAAGAGTGATGTAACAACCAGTAAAACTGATTTCTGAGAATGAAAACAtgaacctgtctctctctctcctcacagggAGGACCTGTCAACCACCGCTGTGTCTAAATGAAGAGCTTCAGCCATGCACTGTTCCGTGAAGGCAGTGATTTTGCTGGCTCTGACCACCATCGCCATCCAGTACACGGCCATCCGGACCCTCACCTCCATGCCTTTCCAGCTCTGCCCGCTGCCCAGCCCCCAGAACTGCGGCCAGGACACGGAGCCTCCCTCTGAGCGGGCGGCGGCCGGAGGCTGCGATGAATTCCCTTACTCGTCCATCAATGCCACGcgtaaaaaaacacacatcctgATCCTGGCCACCACTCGCAGCGGCTCGTCCTTCGTGGGCCAGCTGATCAACCAGCACCAGGACGTGTTCTACCTGTTCGAGCCTCTTTACCACGTCCAGAACACGCTGCTGCCGCGTCTGTCCACCAGCCGCTTCGCCACAGAGCGCCGTCTGATGCTGGGCGCCAGTCGAGACCTCCTGCGTAGCATTTGTGTTTGCGATCTTTATTTCCTGGAGAGCTATATCAAACCGACGCCCACCAACCACACCACGGACAAACTGTTCCGCCGCGGCGTTAGCCGAGCGTTGTGCCAGCAACCCGTGTGTGATGCCTTTGGTCCTGCTGACGTGAATGTGGAGGAAGGGGACTGCATCAAGAAGTGTCCGATTCTGAACATGACCTTAGCGACGGAGGCGTGCCGCGAGAAAAGGAACGTGGCTCTCAAAATTGTTCGGGTGCCCGAAGTTGAAGATCTACGAGCTTTGGTGGAGGACCCGCGGCTGAACATCAAAGTCATTCAACTCGTCAGAGACCCGCGAGGAATCCTGTCGTCGCGGATTGAGACTTTCAGGGATGCGTATCGTCTGTGGCGGATCTGGAGGGCCACGGGGAGACGGCCCTACAATCTGGACATGAGCACGTTCACTGTCCTCTGTGAAGACTTTCTCAATTCGGTTTCCACTGGTCTCAGCCATCCCCATTGGCTCAAAGGGAAGTACATGTTGGTTCGCTATGAAGATCTGGCGAGAAGCCCACTGGTCAAGACGAGGGAGATCTATGACTTTCTGGGGCTGTCGATGGATAAAAACGTGAGAGACTGGATACAGGCGAACACTCAGGGCACCAACGAGCCCTCCACGAAACACAAGTTTGGCACAATGAGGGATTCAGCGGCGAACGCGGAGAGCTGGCGTTTGAAACTGTCGTACGACATGGTGGAGTACACGCAGACCGTGTGTCAGAAGGTGCTCCACCAGCTGGGATACAAAGCTGTGAGGTCAGCGGAGGAGCTGAAGAACATGTCGCTTTCACTGGTGCAGGACAAAATGTTTGTACCTGTTTTGTAACGAAGATAGCTCTCTATTGATtatttttgatatatttataattgTTGCCTTATGATTTCCCTAGTtagtttgtttcctttttccgttgtttttgtttcttcaaatttgcactaaactttaaaagATATCGAATGCACCGAGGGAATAgtggtgggaattggcaaaaatgtgacgattcaatagtattgcgatatttgggccacgattcaatagtattgtgattctgcgatatattgcgatactgcaagtattgcggttcgattctgcgatatattgcgaattattcaaaggcattacaaaaaatgaggaaaaaaagacttctcaactcacttcaaatgtcacatttaattctgtgaacaacattgtcttctacacattaactgaagtgcaaaaactttatccttgaacattcaggacacaggacctttgtaattattttctgaataggagacctctcacatgaacactgagctcaatcatataaataagagtaacctagagcttcaatcaaattgagacctgcaaggtcatgacccaaaatgttaaattcatttgggaatattggcatttttgttcagaaaaaggagttagtcaacctgctcagatgttagagtgctcctctgggccgttactatatctcctgcagtggagaacatcctttccgcacacacactaggtatcttttaaaccctgaaactctcctcgtcatgctttgccagccaggggctgttacatatataattgtaaataaatatttttttttaaatattgcaatactttgtgctacagtatcgatataatcgcgggcgcaaaatatcgcgatactgaacagaatcgattttttcccccaccactacgaGGGAACCACGGACCGTTCCCCCAGCGTTACAGAACAgcacacttaaaaacacaaagctaGTTTACAAATGTCTTATTTCgttctttttctttcatctctGGAACCAAGATGAGACACTGTCCTCGTTCATTCCCTGTTTGCAAGCTGTTTGTGTGGACATATTTTATACCtgtgatggagaaagtggaCTGTACGAGCCCAACTGTGCAATAAATGGTGAATGTTGCAGTCAACCTTTACTGCCGTGGCACTTCTCTCCATGTGGGGAACAGGCGAGACGCTTCTGACAGATGCCGCGCTCGCAAAGGATAATTGCAGACAATTAATAAGCTCTCAAGTTAAAGGGACAGGATCCCAGCGGAGGTCACCAGTGTGTCATCGGAGGATACACAACCATCTGCggtagacaaacacacactaattaGGGGTGATGCTTAAATCGTTACTGCCGGTGTTCGGGggattattcatatttttttccaggaggaacacagcagagaggaaagaTGTAGGAGAGATCCGGAAGAAGAGCTGCATTTATTCCATGTCTGCCTTGTCTGTCTTTGTGGGTTCAACATGTTTACATCACTGGTAGAAAGACATCTGgtgaaacagcagcagatttCCTCACTTTTTATGTCGACTGATAGAATAAAAGGTATAAAAGCGGGAAAAAACACCCCACATTAAAAGAAATGACGTGTTCTTTCTCTCCCAGGTAAAACAAGGCCGCCCTTCCGACAGTTCATGTTAGATTTATCTTCCACATGAACGATTCATAACTGAGGGAGATATGTCTTTGTAGAACAGGTTGCACTGCGGAttccctttttttccattttttttgcTCCTACTGTACAGCACAACCACATATATTTCCACACTGATTACAGATGAAGAGCATTAGTTTAATGAGTGGACATAATCTGGAACAAATCCTCTGATGGTGGTAGAAGCGGTCGGCAGCTTTCAACCAGGCGATGTTAAAGGGCAGAAGCTTTAggctgaaaacacagaacaagTCACTGAAGTAATATGTGGTtctacaatttttaaaaaatgatctTGAATCAaagtttacatttgttttaagtAACTTTTGGTTTCCAAAACCCTGTTCACATGAAATATCTGAACTCAAGCACAAATAAATCTAACTGTCATGATGAGTTGTTGCATAAATTATAAGCGGTTTGTTTATCGGTGGACTTTTGGACCAGTATTGATTTGATTGGCACAAAGTAAAGAATGTATATAAAGTTCATCATGTGTTCCGACCCCAAAGGATGCAACCAGTGTTCAGGTAAACATTCCCAGAAAAGGTTTATCTAATCTTCTCACCGGTTAGTTTGCAGTAAACATCGATCATCTGATGCTTTGTAGTTCATTTGCAAACTGTTCTATTCTGTAGCTGCTTAAACTGAACGTGAGTTTGCATCACGTGGCACAGACGCCGTCAAGAACGTGCACAGAAACGCAGCTGCAGCCATAAACTGCAGAGTTTCCCTGTGTGATGTCGGGTAAACGCCCTGAATTCAGTATGAGGAGCGAGTTGCATTTAGGATCTGAGTCGTGTGTCACAGACGGAGACGAGGCAGGATTTTAAAGTTGGTAATTAGTTGGCCTCACTAAGCTTTATTACAACCTAATCAAAGACATAATTACCCTTCCGAAACAATAGCAATAGTGTGATGTTGTGCTTGATGTTCAGGTCGCATCACGTATATTCTTTGTGAGACATTAATAAGGGTAAACATTTTCAGGTCCTACTTGATCTCTTCACCATGTGAGATCCAGAATTGTTCGATCTGGAAACAAGCGAGTCGAGTGCAAAcgtccaccaaggccaaacaataaTCCTGGATCCATCCCTGATCCGGATCCTCACCACGTctcctccttccaccaagttttgtaaTAATCCGTCTCTACCTTTAGTGTAATCCTGCATAAAAACAAGCTCATAAAGAGTCTTTTAACATCCTGACCTTAAACCGTGCAACTATACTCATTTTAAATTCCAGTGGTGTCAGTTCCTTCTACTCTTGTTGTCTTTACACTTTTGCTTccacaaacctttttttgcCGACTTTGAATTTCTCAACACCTCAGTGTGCAGTGGAACAAAACAGGGGATTGACGTCCACTTGTTTACCCATAAGATATAAAGTGTATGAAAGGAGCACCACACGCCCCGGCTCATCAGTATTGGTGACTGGATGTCCATTGAGATGCAGAGCACAAACCTTTGATCCTCCTCTGTGCCGAGGCTGGAGGcaaactctctcctcctctctccctcgctctccccTTCCGCGCTGCCTTCTCCAtcatccacctctctctctctctctcgctccctctctctctctccttttacACAGATCCCAGGGGATTGTTCCTTTGCTTCAGTGCTCACTCTCTGTTTTTCACTTTACCTCTGAATCTTCCGGATGTGCTCGGCACACTGTTAATTTTGAAAACTGAAATCCGCTGCATAGCCGAAGCTTGTGTGTACACGCTCGTGGTTTCCATGACGAGCCAGGTTGCTTCTTGACGAGCTTCACgcctctgtttgtcttttgcTATGTTTGGCTCATCACTCGCTGGTTTGTTGCTTCGTATCCATGGAGACGTGGCCCCAAAGTATAGGTCGTCATCAGgagatggaaagaaaacagctgATTGGAGATTACACTTGAGTCGAGCCTGATTCCGAAAGTTCCACATTTCTCATAGGAGATCGTACCCTCTCACCAAAGTTGATGCGGATAAAGTCCAGAGAATTGGGTCTAGGTCTTTACCTGcattttgcttttcacacattcacaacaaagCAGGAAGTTTTCTCCACAGACACAGGAAGCAGTGAGATCATGTGATtttctttacaacacacagGCACCGGCGTCGGCTCTTATTGCCACAAACTCTCATTcgtcggtgtcttctacgtgtgtgacTCCAGAGatatttggtttattgttttatttattgcatCTGTTGCTTGTTAGAAGAATCCCTGCTGTGCTCCCACATCGGTTTTTCTGCTGCCTGTACCTCTGGGGGGTCACGCAGAGGATGTCCTCAGATAATCCGGAGGCTCTCACCCAGACAGTTGCGCCTCCTCTGGAGAAAGTGCAGAAGTTCAGGGTGAGGAGTGcgaatgaaagaggaaacattctcccTCTTCCAAGTCAGTGAAACATCATTTTGAATCTGCAATTTTAGGGTAAAAAAACAGTTGCATGCTGTTGCTTTGAACTCAACTTGGCACCTTGCGTCCACCGCTGGACAGTTTACAATTTTTACACGTCCTCCACAtgcctgacccctgacccctgtgCACGGCCTGCTCCCCATGTGTgagtgtctccctgtgtctccggGCCCCTGGGCTTGTTTATTGTGTCCCAGGGCCGAACATATGGTTCACAAGCCCCTGGAAGAAAGTACAGCTAATCCCTCTCTCAccatgtctccctctctccctctctcccgttTTCTCTTCTTATCCCCTCATAATGTGACCTTAATATCCTGACCCCATGTGACTGCATGCAGAGCTGCAAGATATTTGCTCCTTTGTGCCCAATGTTTACTGAGCCGAGCTGACAGAACACGTCCCGGCAGCTAAAACGACTTGTTAGTGAGCGAAGGCTTCAGAAGGAGAAGGGATCGTCCTCGCAGAAAAACTTGGAACTTTGCACGTCATGCTTT encodes:
- the chst1 gene encoding carbohydrate sulfotransferase 1, yielding MHCSVKAVILLALTTIAIQYTAIRTLTSMPFQLCPLPSPQNCGQDTEPPSERAAAGGCDEFPYSSINATRKKTHILILATTRSGSSFVGQLINQHQDVFYLFEPLYHVQNTLLPRLSTSRFATERRLMLGASRDLLRSICVCDLYFLESYIKPTPTNHTTDKLFRRGVSRALCQQPVCDAFGPADVNVEEGDCIKKCPILNMTLATEACREKRNVALKIVRVPEVEDLRALVEDPRLNIKVIQLVRDPRGILSSRIETFRDAYRLWRIWRATGRRPYNLDMSTFTVLCEDFLNSVSTGLSHPHWLKGKYMLVRYEDLARSPLVKTREIYDFLGLSMDKNVRDWIQANTQGTNEPSTKHKFGTMRDSAANAESWRLKLSYDMVEYTQTVCQKVLHQLGYKAVRSAEELKNMSLSLVQDKMFVPVL